One Tomitella gaofuii DNA segment encodes these proteins:
- a CDS encoding DUF1844 domain-containing protein: protein MTDHSQPTPVPGADSPADAEAPVRALDSIPAIEVISRAAVMLMSAAAEKLGLADEDPDASPRRDLDEARRLIQALAGLITESAEYLGPHAAPLRDGLQSLQRAFRESSAIPDEPGKGPGEHLTGPVR from the coding sequence ATGACCGATCACTCCCAGCCGACCCCCGTCCCCGGCGCGGATTCCCCGGCCGACGCCGAGGCGCCCGTCCGCGCACTCGATTCCATCCCCGCCATCGAGGTGATCTCCCGCGCCGCCGTCATGCTGATGAGCGCCGCCGCGGAGAAACTGGGCCTCGCCGACGAGGATCCGGACGCCAGCCCGCGTCGCGACCTCGACGAGGCGCGGCGGCTCATCCAGGCGCTCGCGGGCCTGATCACCGAGTCCGCGGAGTACCTCGGGCCGCACGCCGCACCCCTGCGCGACGGTCTGCAATCGCTGCAGCGCGCATTCCGCGAATCCTCCGCGATCCCCGACGAGCCAGGCAAGGGCCCCGGCGAGCACCTCACCGGACCGGTCCGCTGA
- a CDS encoding ABC transporter ATP-binding protein translates to MNAHARTPAAQAEGLVKTYGSGATAVVALGGEGRAGVDLTLPRGEFTAIMGPSGSGKSTLMHCLAGLDSPTSGSVRVGETELRGLGDKELTALRRDRIGFVFQSFNLVPTLTAAENITLPVDIAGRTVDRDLYDNVVDRLGLRDRLGHRPSELSGGQQQRVACARALVGAPELVFGDEPTGNLDSRSSGEVLGILRDAVDRLGHTVVIVTHEPTAAAYADRVVFLADGRIVGEMRNPAADTVLDRMKVLDS, encoded by the coding sequence ATGAACGCGCACGCCCGGACTCCCGCCGCCCAGGCTGAGGGCCTGGTCAAAACCTATGGTTCCGGAGCCACGGCGGTGGTGGCGTTGGGCGGGGAAGGCCGGGCGGGGGTGGACCTCACGCTGCCGCGGGGGGAGTTCACTGCGATCATGGGCCCGTCCGGCTCCGGCAAGTCGACTCTGATGCACTGCCTCGCCGGCCTGGACTCCCCCACGTCCGGCTCCGTACGCGTGGGCGAGACCGAACTGCGCGGCCTAGGCGACAAGGAACTCACCGCGCTCCGTCGCGACCGGATCGGCTTCGTGTTCCAGTCGTTCAACCTGGTGCCCACGCTCACCGCCGCGGAGAACATCACCCTGCCCGTGGACATCGCCGGGCGCACGGTGGACCGTGACCTCTACGACAACGTGGTCGACCGCCTCGGGCTGCGCGACCGCCTCGGGCACCGACCGTCCGAGCTTTCCGGCGGGCAGCAGCAGCGCGTCGCGTGTGCCCGGGCCCTCGTCGGGGCCCCCGAGCTGGTCTTCGGCGACGAGCCCACCGGCAACCTCGACTCGCGCTCGTCCGGCGAGGTCCTCGGCATCCTGCGCGACGCGGTGGACAGGCTCGGGCACACAGTGGTCATCGTCACCCATGAACCGACGGCCGCGGCCTACGCCGACCGCGTCGTATTCCTTGCCGACGGGCGCATCGTCGGCGAGATGCGCAACCCCGCCGCGGACACGGTGCTGGACCGGATGAAGGTCCTGGATTCGTGA